In Fervidobacterium sp., a single window of DNA contains:
- a CDS encoding dipeptide ABC transporter ATP-binding protein: MPDKANETIIRVEKLKKYFPIYKGFLIKKHVADVKAVDEVSFEVKRGETFALVGESGCGKTTTARTMLRLIDPTDGKIEVLGKDISRLSREELLPFRRKMQIVFQNPIGSLNPRMTVGQILTEPMLFHKIVQNQQEANDKAVELLKMVGLKPFHMDRYPHQFSGGQKQRIAIARALSVDPEIIYLDEPTSALDVSVQAQIVNLLLKFQADLGLTYVFISHNLALVRFISHKVAVMYLGKIVEMGDVNEVFDNPVHPYTKALLSASPIPDPAIEKKRKRIILTGNVPSPIARPKGCFFHPRCPFRMDICDKEYPEMKAISSNHQVACYLVDKREV, encoded by the coding sequence ATGCCTGATAAAGCAAACGAAACAATCATAAGAGTTGAAAAGTTGAAAAAGTATTTCCCAATATACAAAGGGTTTCTAATAAAAAAGCACGTTGCAGACGTAAAGGCAGTCGATGAAGTTTCTTTCGAAGTTAAACGTGGTGAGACATTTGCCCTTGTTGGAGAATCTGGATGTGGTAAGACAACAACGGCAAGAACAATGTTAAGATTGATAGATCCTACTGATGGAAAGATAGAAGTTCTTGGAAAAGATATATCTAGACTTTCAAGAGAAGAATTATTACCGTTTAGGAGAAAGATGCAGATAGTTTTCCAAAATCCAATAGGTTCGCTAAACCCAAGAATGACCGTAGGACAGATCTTGACAGAGCCGATGTTGTTTCATAAAATTGTACAAAACCAACAAGAAGCAAATGATAAGGCTGTAGAGCTACTAAAAATGGTTGGACTAAAACCATTCCATATGGATAGGTATCCACATCAATTCAGTGGTGGACAAAAACAGAGAATAGCTATTGCACGAGCTTTGAGTGTTGATCCTGAAATAATTTATCTTGACGAACCTACTTCTGCACTTGATGTTTCAGTTCAGGCTCAAATAGTGAACCTTTTACTCAAATTCCAAGCTGATTTGGGGTTAACCTACGTTTTCATTTCGCACAACTTGGCACTTGTTAGATTTATAAGTCACAAAGTCGCTGTTATGTATTTAGGAAAGATAGTCGAAATGGGAGATGTAAATGAGGTATTTGATAACCCAGTTCATCCGTACACAAAGGCGTTGTTATCTGCTTCACCAATACCTGATCCAGCAATTGAAAAGAAAAGAAAAAGAATAATACTTACTGGAAACGTTCCAAGTCCAATAGCAAGGCCAAAGGGATGTTTCTTCCACCCAAGATGTCCATTTAGAATGGATATATGTGATAAAGAATATCCTGAGATGAAAGCAATTTCTTCAAATCACCAGGTTGCATGTTACCTGGTAGATAAAAGGGAGGTGTAG
- a CDS encoding ABC transporter substrate-binding protein, with protein MRKVLVTLLVSLFVFFAFANYIGFDATGKKGGTLIIPTLSGPRTVNDTVSKETSSSDVISLFMGWGGVLIERSAIDGEFYPALAEKWVGPRLTKDGGMEIIWYLRKGVKWSDGTPFDADDVVFTLNEIYTNPDIPSSFKDIIKSTNGYLPKATKIDDYTVRMYYPEPFRLALRYLGGMYIFPKHKAESWVKNKKFAEFWTVDAINKKEIVGLGPFIPVEYVPDQFVRFVANPNYWKKDKNGQQLPYLKEVVYKIISSQDAQKLAFEKGEVDIYSPRGTEFNYFKENEKKFNITVLAYGPAYGTQFITFNWNNKDEAKREWFRNPNFRRAVAYAMDKKKMIDTLFNGLAVEQWSPVSMASPFYNEKVSVKYPYDLNKARAELKLGGFSWDKNGKLIDSKGRPVKFVIETNAGNTIREGMGNIITAALKQLGMDITFVPGDFNTLVNRMLNVGDWDAIIIGLTGSDEPQGGRNVWAVDGSLHFWNLSPNVASWVDAKAYFLPDFEKEIDKIFRENVRILDNEVVKDYWAKFQKLASENLPLIYTVNSLRLFAWRNTVKNVRITMLGGTTWNIDWLYKDEN; from the coding sequence ATGAGGAAGGTTCTCGTGACACTTTTAGTTTCTCTATTTGTTTTCTTCGCATTTGCTAACTACATCGGATTTGATGCAACAGGAAAAAAAGGTGGTACACTCATCATTCCAACACTCAGCGGTCCGAGAACAGTTAACGACACTGTATCAAAAGAAACAAGTTCTTCAGATGTTATTTCACTTTTCATGGGTTGGGGCGGTGTACTTATTGAAAGATCAGCCATCGATGGGGAATTTTACCCGGCACTTGCTGAAAAATGGGTTGGCCCACGTCTAACAAAAGATGGTGGCATGGAAATTATTTGGTACCTTAGAAAAGGTGTAAAATGGAGTGATGGAACACCATTTGATGCTGATGATGTTGTTTTCACATTAAACGAAATCTACACAAACCCAGATATCCCAAGTTCATTCAAAGACATTATCAAAAGTACAAATGGTTATTTACCAAAAGCTACAAAGATTGATGATTACACAGTAAGAATGTACTATCCAGAACCATTTAGGCTTGCTCTCAGATACCTTGGAGGAATGTACATATTCCCGAAACACAAAGCTGAAAGTTGGGTTAAGAACAAAAAGTTTGCTGAGTTCTGGACAGTGGACGCAATAAATAAAAAAGAAATCGTTGGCTTGGGACCATTTATTCCTGTGGAATACGTCCCAGACCAATTTGTCAGATTTGTAGCCAATCCAAATTACTGGAAAAAGGACAAAAACGGTCAACAACTTCCTTACTTAAAGGAAGTAGTGTACAAGATTATTTCCTCCCAAGATGCACAAAAGCTTGCATTTGAAAAAGGTGAAGTTGACATTTACTCACCAAGGGGAACGGAATTCAACTACTTCAAGGAAAATGAAAAGAAATTCAACATAACAGTCCTTGCTTACGGTCCAGCTTACGGTACACAATTTATCACATTCAACTGGAACAACAAAGACGAGGCAAAGAGGGAATGGTTTAGAAATCCAAATTTCAGAAGAGCAGTTGCTTATGCAATGGATAAGAAAAAGATGATTGATACACTCTTCAATGGTCTTGCTGTAGAACAATGGTCACCAGTATCAATGGCTTCTCCATTTTACAATGAAAAAGTCTCCGTCAAATATCCATACGATCTTAACAAGGCAAGGGCAGAACTTAAACTTGGTGGATTCAGCTGGGACAAAAACGGTAAACTCATCGATAGCAAAGGCAGACCAGTCAAATTTGTTATTGAAACGAATGCTGGAAATACAATTCGTGAAGGTATGGGTAATATCATAACAGCTGCTCTTAAACAACTCGGTATGGATATTACATTTGTTCCTGGAGACTTCAACACACTTGTCAACAGAATGCTTAATGTTGGTGATTGGGATGCAATAATCATCGGATTAACAGGTTCTGACGAACCGCAAGGTGGAAGAAACGTTTGGGCTGTCGATGGTTCATTGCATTTCTGGAATTTGTCACCTAACGTAGCAAGCTGGGTTGATGCGAAAGCTTATTTCTTACCAGACTTTGAAAAGGAAATCGACAAGATATTCAGGGAAAATGTGAGGATACTTGATAACGAAGTTGTGAAAGACTACTGGGCAAAATTCCAAAAACTTGCATCTGAAAACTTACCACTTATCTACACGGTTAATAGCTTAAGGCTTTTTGCATGGAGAAACACAGTAAAGAACGTTAGGATAACAATGCTTGGTGGAACCACTTGGAACATCGATTGGCTCTATAAGGACGAAAACTGA
- a CDS encoding ABC transporter permease: MIKYIARRLIIMLPELWIITIIVFTLMQLSPGTFLDQYKLDPSISKETLQSMAKELGLDKPAVVQYFYWFGKLLRLDFGYSFYYRRPVIDLISERLLGTFVLSLYSFVLSWIIGIVLGVLSALKKYTTTDKILTVVAFSGLALPGFFLALLLLYMAARTGWFPVGGMYSPETVRLDVWNAFKDIFWRLQLPAFTLTFGGFAGLMRYQRGTLLDVLNEDYVEFARAKGMPERVVIYKHALRNAINPLVTMFGGSLAGLLSGAVITETIFSWPGLGRLTYQALLQKDYYVVMASTVISVVLLVLGNLVGDILLAAVDPRIRYE, encoded by the coding sequence TTGATCAAATATATTGCACGAAGACTAATAATAATGCTGCCAGAATTATGGATAATAACGATTATTGTCTTCACACTTATGCAGTTATCACCGGGTACATTTTTGGATCAGTACAAACTTGATCCGTCGATTTCTAAGGAGACTTTACAATCGATGGCAAAAGAACTTGGATTGGATAAACCTGCCGTTGTTCAGTATTTTTATTGGTTTGGCAAACTACTCAGACTGGACTTTGGTTATTCATTTTATTACAGAAGACCTGTTATAGATTTGATTTCGGAAAGATTACTTGGTACGTTTGTACTTTCATTGTATTCATTTGTTCTTTCCTGGATTATAGGAATCGTTCTTGGTGTGCTTTCAGCACTGAAAAAGTACACTACAACTGATAAAATACTCACAGTTGTTGCATTCAGTGGGTTGGCACTGCCAGGATTTTTCTTGGCTTTACTTTTACTCTACATGGCAGCGCGTACTGGATGGTTCCCCGTAGGTGGTATGTATAGTCCAGAAACTGTTAGACTCGATGTATGGAATGCATTTAAAGACATATTCTGGCGATTACAACTTCCAGCATTCACGTTAACATTCGGTGGATTTGCAGGATTGATGAGGTATCAAAGAGGTACTCTACTCGATGTTCTCAACGAAGATTACGTTGAATTTGCAAGAGCGAAAGGAATGCCCGAAAGGGTTGTCATATACAAGCATGCATTAAGAAATGCCATTAACCCGCTTGTTACAATGTTTGGAGGAAGTTTAGCTGGTTTGCTCAGCGGTGCGGTAATCACAGAAACGATATTTTCCTGGCCAGGTCTTGGAAGGCTTACTTATCAAGCTCTTCTCCAAAAAGATTATTATGTTGTCATGGCAAGTACGGTCATTAGTGTTGTGTTATTAGTACTTGGTAATCTTGTCGGTGACATACTACTCGCAGCAGTAGATCCAAGAATTAGATACGAATAA
- a CDS encoding ABC transporter permease, with translation MSEEKRKINQQNIPTDESGAIDFEEVYLTRGQLMWRAFKKNKLAMFGLWVLIIMYIAMIFADFLAPYNPFTQNLNHSLKKPTAVLTKYQVNDLKTRLSPYVLPEISYIDKLDYTQNFRMMLFPSRIKVKYNSGEELSIIDKHVVEIRSDGTIVPKYLPKGRELDDKFVLAQSIKLVVRTIKHAQIDGEWKQYSDETETVNSLVFGVDNEILEKGKNIRTTTSRTARSFVAQNEGWKIGFYAMNEQEAMERLTAIKLEQDLVGIKYYDEQGNEHEISLDEAKIVSYDYKFYPIKFFVRSWGPNDTDPERVGYLFWLIPLHYHLFGIENYDNNEYASINIFGSDRYGRDVWSRIIFASRISLTIGFIGLFVTLVLSLFFGAIAGFYGGLVDELIMRFCEILMAIPGFYLLLLLRAILPIDIPSSTTYMLLIFILAFLGWPGRARIIRGQILAERQREYVEAAIALGYPDMRIMWRHIIPNLATYIIVSSTLAIPGYILGEAGLSYLGLGIREPSASWGNMLTAAQDVYILEKAPWLLIPGAFIFIVVLSFNFIGDGLRDAFDPRALS, from the coding sequence ATGAGCGAAGAAAAGAGAAAAATCAATCAACAAAACATTCCAACAGACGAAAGTGGTGCAATAGATTTTGAAGAAGTATATCTAACAAGAGGACAATTAATGTGGCGCGCTTTCAAAAAAAATAAACTTGCAATGTTCGGCTTGTGGGTGCTTATAATAATGTACATTGCAATGATATTTGCTGATTTCTTGGCTCCTTATAATCCATTTACACAAAACCTGAATCACTCTCTTAAAAAGCCAACAGCTGTTTTAACAAAGTATCAAGTAAATGACTTGAAGACAAGATTATCTCCATACGTGCTGCCCGAAATAAGTTATATAGATAAATTGGACTATACACAAAATTTTAGAATGATGCTTTTTCCAAGTAGAATAAAAGTTAAATACAATAGCGGGGAAGAATTATCTATAATTGATAAGCACGTTGTTGAAATCAGAAGCGATGGAACGATTGTTCCAAAGTATCTTCCAAAAGGTAGAGAACTAGATGATAAGTTTGTTCTTGCTCAATCGATAAAACTGGTTGTCAGAACTATAAAACATGCACAGATTGATGGCGAATGGAAACAATACAGCGACGAAACAGAGACTGTTAATTCACTTGTTTTTGGTGTTGATAACGAAATATTAGAAAAGGGCAAAAACATAAGAACAACGACTTCAAGAACCGCTCGTTCGTTTGTTGCACAAAATGAGGGATGGAAAATAGGATTTTATGCAATGAACGAACAAGAAGCGATGGAAAGACTTACCGCAATCAAACTTGAACAAGACCTTGTAGGGATAAAATATTACGATGAACAAGGCAATGAACATGAAATTTCATTGGATGAGGCAAAAATAGTCTCTTATGATTACAAGTTCTATCCAATCAAATTTTTTGTAAGATCATGGGGACCAAACGACACAGACCCAGAAAGAGTTGGATATCTATTTTGGTTAATTCCACTACATTATCATCTCTTCGGCATTGAAAATTATGATAACAACGAGTATGCCTCTATTAATATCTTTGGCTCAGACAGATATGGTAGAGACGTTTGGAGTAGAATTATATTTGCTTCACGTATTTCACTGACAATAGGATTTATAGGATTATTCGTTACACTTGTACTTTCGCTCTTTTTTGGGGCAATCGCAGGATTTTATGGTGGTTTGGTAGATGAACTTATAATGAGATTTTGTGAAATTCTAATGGCTATTCCTGGATTTTATTTACTACTTTTGTTGCGTGCAATTCTTCCAATTGATATCCCAAGTTCAACAACATACATGTTACTGATATTCATACTCGCATTCCTTGGTTGGCCTGGAAGAGCAAGAATCATAAGAGGACAGATACTTGCTGAAAGGCAAAGGGAGTATGTTGAAGCTGCAATTGCACTTGGTTACCCAGACATGAGAATCATGTGGCGTCACATTATACCAAATCTTGCAACTTACATAATAGTTAGTTCTACACTTGCAATTCCTGGCTACATCCTTGGTGAAGCTGGACTTTCCTATCTTGGACTTGGTATAAGAGAACCTTCGGCATCCTGGGGTAACATGTTGACAGCTGCTCAGGACGTGTACATTCTTGAAAAAGCCCCATGGTTACTTATACCTGGTGCATTCATATTCATTGTTGTTCTCTCTTTTAACTTCATTGGAGATGGACTTAGAGACGCTTTTGATCCAAGGGCACTTAGCTAG